The following proteins are encoded in a genomic region of Neurospora crassa OR74A linkage group VI, whole genome shotgun sequence:
- a CDS encoding Ccr4-Not transcription complex subunit: MEGFRSYFQRLVVGNAGQIFPNQKWQGVNSTTYHQLVAEVKKLSQDFEQSRRIAEAIETGTEDLFRDFDLSTFMEHFKLDAFEKTVLALAFKLGSKPDLKTKADAILSTNFPMFGNILSKSSGTHTMLGPDFIAGLLDRFIQVHPPNFNAAAKKELEHNVQSRYIQGNPDSNPLPPSQVLSALDLMRLLADRPPNALTLYIHKTGQDFTENEETCYNYLRNRPANCQLSEEQVSHALMYTTISQTPPHNPSVLVTALRRVLPGTFRWQDVVSYFDHSGARITAPQFLRLYNALLPIAQDDSQGFDIQRLWGGEWENPETQMSFVCAYTSLLPEQLDATTIPGLKPTFTLDDYAQAPQMIRETAAYAVRHPLVSEAAMSAIFNVALHSTHASKCTEAKRLFQDVVVPQVAIFVVSAFRVPKPWPKLAEDALVDLFIESLWAAKSPETDFVMNSLWRWDKDWVKMRLIDAHAHRPICLPQIFEHSIRQGWLEELVYLINGFGFDLTALAHAEGYLDLQEWAQKNAERSTEMASALLQFLMIKANLELQYQRSGPGAPKQSTTLQVRTVSAMLQILEEFLPKSPIPELIVVQRQCITAYPRLINYGEGFDDIIDANGRDGNSLPQAANVRMEEHYKKMYSDEVAVRTIVEVLDQYKHSRDPLEQDTFACMIHGLFDEYAHYENYPLEALATTAVLFGGIISHKLVSELPLKIGLGMILEAVRDHQPQEPMYKFGLQALLQLLPRLREWPGFCTQLLLIPGLQNTEARKKAEDVLREHEEETMRARGGALPLGATMGNDNMTNGNLDEAHGSEQHPPPFASVNVDPPPPGVIYEDPTAEAQGKIQFFLNNLTETTLQTMYKDLRDMLETKHQQWFASHLVEERAKMQPNYHQVYLDLVKMFEDKSLWAEVLRETYVSVQRMLNSDVTLQNSTERTHLKNLGGWLGLLTLARNKPIKHRNIAFKQLLMEAHDTKRLLIVIPFVCKVLAQGASSEVFQPPNPWLMDIIHLLIELYHNAELKLNLKFEIEVLCKGLKLDHKSIEPSGEILNRVPVEEVPDLNGQELEPYDNTSINGMGSVAGGLPAHASLPIPDLSASLSIPPTEVIDQAKLHSITSQAVTRALQEIIQPVVDRSVTIAAIATQQMIHKDFATEPDENRVRDAAINMVKSTAGSLALVTSKEPLRSNMANYLRALSAEIGLVLPEGIIMLCINSNLDLASSVIEKSAEDRAVPEIEEMIQPEIEARRRHRAQRPNEPYMDPGLTRWAWTIPHPFKLNPSMTGLNAEQMAIYDDFARQPRAVASTTGPSHAASTSDARSLANEVLGDQFNTISALPTPAETPSLPHLGGQLQHYPQGSGGLANGRQAGLNQVDARTIADRVNKLLESLTAAATGATEEHFNELPRAHQVLDIIDALVQLIIKTQQTSEEFAAYAATQIAQLIFRQPGDTLLLESLVHVLETLRKIAGPATSQQIRSLFHQQPAEYFLNLSLIAALLGTDLLDWRSIDAAMSMALQQRKEGSVEFLEQLVDLTLLSESPLALYADFVRSLEEAWAWISENPDVPGGQSLKSKILAPPPDLPEGLTPAEILAIRQDQMEYVFDEWVHLCNNPAASSSKSSTIFVQQMRSRGVIASTDDFLMFARLAIDKSVDRFEHVVHLNGTITEAYQAIDALGKMILIFFQSHEDNADGQTARAAFIDSILALGVLVLNSHHVKRGDAFNSRVFVRFFSYLLHGIHSLEELPENERDRFMLSFAERLYDLRPSLYPGFVLGWLTLVTHRVFQPAMLQMANNAGWEAYTKILRDLLSYQGELLKPLELSIFAKEMYQAVLKLLIILGHDFPDYVSANHVLLCQSLPPHATQLRNMILLATPASAAKPTDAFQPGLKLDQIADIKEAAISVYDPAEQLRQLGLLDILDQALQNGPSEDAIAQITHAITRTGSGTTDYGFVPIDVNRQVIDAVITHIGNFAVNRAATRNDASVFVPGAPDLKTLQMLITELSPDTRYFVLNSMANWLRFTSAHTHYFIQVFLDFFGHDVASTDPEEMDIRQQIVRILLERLIGYWPYPWGLIITTMELVKNEKYNFFELPFIKATPEVRRVFEDKVRQH, translated from the exons ATGGAAGGGTTTCGGTCTTACTTTCAGCGGTTAGTGGTCGGCAATGCCGGCCAAATCTTTCCGAACCAAAAATGGCAGGGCGTCAACTCGACCACCTACCACCAGCTCGTCGCAGAGGTGAAGAAGCTATCACAAGACTTTGAGCAGTCCAGGAGAATTGCCGAGGCGATTGAGACAGGCACAGAAGACCTCTTCCGCGACTTTGATCTTTCCACCTTCATGGAACATTTCAAGCTCGATGCTTTTGAAAAGACTGTTCTAGCGCTTGCCTTCAAGCTTGGGAGCAAGCCCGATCTCAAGACCAAGG CCGATGCCATCTTATCAACAAACTTCCCCATGTTTGGCAACATTCTCAGCAAATCGTCCGGCACACACACGATGCTTGGACCCGATTTTATCGCTGGGTTGCTCGATCGCTTCATTCAAGTCCACCCGCCCAATTTCAACGCGGCAGCAAAGAAGGAGTTGGAGCATAATGTGCAGTCTCGATACATCCAAGGAAATCCCGATTCGAACCCGCTGCCTCCCTCTCAAGTGCTGTCCGCACTTGATCTAATGCGACTACTGGCAGACCGACCCCCGAATGCCTTGACTCTCTACATCCACAAGACCGGGCAAGACTTCACCGAGAATGAAGAGACTTGCTATAACTACCTCCGGAATCGTCCGGCCAACTGCCAGTTGAGTGAGGAGCAGGTATCCCACGCGCTCATGTATACGACCATCAGCCAAACCCCTCCGCATAACCCTTCGGTTCTTGTCACGGCTCTCAGGCGTGTTCTGCCAGGTACCTTCAGATGGCAGGATGTGGTCTCGTACTTTGATCACAGCGGTGCCCGAATCACTGCGCCCCAGTTTCTTCGTCTCTACAATGCTCTGCTGCCGATAGCGCAAGACGACAGCCAGGGTTTTGATATTCAGCGGCTATGGGGTGGCGAGTGGGAAAACCCAGAGACTCAAATGTCCTTTGTCTGCGCATACACCTCACTGCTGCCTGAACAGCTGgacgccaccaccatcccggGCCTGAAGCCGACCTTCACCTTGGACGACTATGCACAAGCACCCCAGATGATCCGGGAAACGGCCGCATATGCAGTCAGGCATCCCTTGGTATCCGAAGCGGCCATGTCTGCCATCTTCAACGTCGCCCTCCACTCTACACACGCCTCCAAGTGTACCGAAGCCAAGCGTCTTTTCCAGGATGTCGTCGTTCCCCAAGTGGCCATCTTTGTGGTCTCGGCCTTCAGGGTGCCCAAGCCTTGGCCCAAGCTAGCTGAGGACGCTCTGGTTGACTTGTTCATCGAGTCGTTATGGGCAGCCAAATCACCCGAGACCGATTTCGTGATGAATAGCCTGTGGAGGTGGGACAAAGACTGGGTCAAAATGAGGTTGATAGATGCCCACGCGCACAGGCCGATATGCCTGCCACAAATATTCGAGCATTCCATACGGCAAGGCTGGCTCGAGGAGCTTGTCTATCTAATCAATGGCTTTGGGTTCGATCTCACTGCTCTAGCCCACGCCGAGGGCTACCTCGACCTGCAGGAGTGGGCACAGAAGAACGCAGAACGGAGTACCGAGATGGCCTCGGCCCTTCTTCAGTTCCTGATGATCAAGGCGAATCTCGAACTGCAGTATCAGCGTTCTGGGCCCGGTGCCCCTAAGCAGAGCACCACCCTGCAGGTTCGGACAGTGTCTGCCATGCTTCAGATCCTGGAGGAGTTTCTGCCCAAGTCGCCGATCCCGGAGCTTATTGTGGTCCAAAGGCAATGTATCACCGCGTACCCGAGGCTTATCAATTACGGCGAAGGGTTCGATGACATTATTGACGCCAATGGTCGTGATGGGAATTCCTTACCCCAGGCTGCTAATGTTAGAATGGAGGAGCACTACAAGAAAATGTACAGCGACGAAGTCGCGGTACGAACCATCGTTGAGGTTCTCGACCAGTACAAGCACTCGCGAGATCCTCTCGAACAAGACACCTTTGCTTGCATGATTCACGGCCTGTTCGATGAATACGCGCATTATGAGAATTATCCTCTGGAGGCGCTCGCCACCACGGCTGTGCTCTTCGGCGGCATCATCTCTCACAAGCTCGTTTCGGAGTTGCCCCTCAAGATCGGACTTGGCATGATCCTCGAGGCTGTCCGGGACCATCAACCCCAGGAGCCCATGTACAAGTTTGGCTTGCAagctcttcttcaactcctACCTCGCTTACGCGAATGGCCAGGGTTTTGCACGCAGCTATTGCTCATCCCGGGTCTTCAGAATACCGAGGCCCGCAAGAAGGCCGAAGATGTTCTTCGTGAGCACGAGGAGGAGACGATGCGCGCCCGCGGAGGCGCCTTACCGCTTGGCGCGACCATGGGTAACGACAACATGACAAACGGTAACCTTGACGAGGCTCACGGTTCGGAGCAGCACCCGCCGCCATTCGCGTCGGTCAACGTTGATCCGCCTCCACCGGGGGTGATTTATGAGGACCCAACCGCCGAGGCCCAGGGCAAGATTCAGTTCTTCCTCAACAACCTTACTGAAACTACACTGCAGACCATGTACAAGGACCTTCGCGACATGTTGGAGACCAAGCATCAGCAGTGGTTCGCTAGCCACCTGGTTGAAGAACGTGCCAAGATGCAGCCGAACTACCATCAAGTTTACCTTGACCTGGTAAAGATGTTTGAGGATAAGTCACTGTGGGCCGAGGTTTTGAGGGAGACCTATGTCAGCGTCCAGAGAATGCTCAATTCCGACGTTACGCTACAGAACTCAACTGAGAGGACGCACTTGAAGAATTTGGGCGGCTGGCTCGGTCTTTTGACGCTCGCGAGAAACAAGCCCATTAAGCATAGAAATATCGCTTTCAAACAGTTGCTTATGGAAGCGCATGATACTAAGCGTCTCCTGATTGTTATACCTTTCGTCTGCAAGGTCCTCGCTCAAGGAGCTTCATCAGAGGTCTTCCAGCCACCCAATCCCTGGCTGATGGACATTATCCATCTCCTGATCGAGCTGTACCACAACGCCGAGCTGAAGCTGAACTTGAAGTTCGAGATTGAGGTCTTGTGCAAGGGCCTCAAGCTGGACCACAAGAGCATTGAGCCGTCTGGCGAGATTCTCAACCGGGTTCCTGTCGAGGAAGTTCCTGATCTGAATGGGCAAGAGCTTGAGCCCTACGACAACACCTCTATTAACGGTATGGGTAGTGTCGCGGGTGGCCTCCCCGCTCATGCCTCTCTTCCGATCCCCGACCTTTCCGCCAGCCTCTCGATCCCGCCAACCGAAGTCATTGATCAAGCCAAACTGCACAGCATTACCTCTCAAGCAGTTACGCGAGCCCTGCAGGAGATCATCCAGCCAGTGGTTGACAGGTCCGTGACCATTGCGGCGATAGCCACACAGCAAATGATCCACAAGGACTTTGCCACCGAGCCTGATGAGAACCGGGTGCGGGACGCGGCGATCAACATGGTCAAGTCAACTGCGGGCAGTCTTGCCCTGGTCACGTCCAAGGAACCCCTTCGCTCCAACATGGCCAACTACCTTCGTGCTCTCTCGGCTGAGATCGGTCTAGTGCTGCCTGAGGGTATCATCATGCTCTGCATCAACTCGAATTTGGATCTCGCTTCTAGCGTAATCGAGAAGTCGGCTGAAGACCGTGCGGTTCCGGAGATCGAGGAGATGATTCAACCTGAAATTGAAGCCAGACGCCGGCATCGTGCGCAGCGTCCGAATGAGCCATACATGGATCCTGGACTCACTCGCTGGGCCTGGACCATTCCTCATCCCTTCAAGTTGAACCCAAGCATGACTGGTCTTAACGCGGAGCAAATGGCTATTTACGATGACTTTGCCCGACAGCCGAGGGCAGTCGCTTCGACGACAGGACCGTCCCACGCAGCCTCCACATCGGATGCCAGGTCTCTCGCAAATGAAGTCCTCGGAGATCAGTTCAACACCATTTCGGCCCTTCCCACACCTGCGGAGACACCTTCGCTTCCTCACCTCGGTGGTCAGCTTCAGCACTACCCCCAGGGAAGTGGCGGATTGGCAAACGGACGTCAAGCCGGGCTTAACCAGGTGGATGCCAGGACCATTGCTGACAGAGTCAACAAGCTTTTGGAGTCACTGACCGCGGCCGCCACTGGTGCCACCGAGGAACACTTCAATGAACTGCCCCGCGCTCACCAAGTCCTGGACATCATTGACGCTCTTGTGCAACTCATTATCAAGACTCAGCAGACGTCTGAAGAGTTTGCAGCATATGCCGCAACCCAGATCGCCCAGTTGATCTTCAGACAGCCAGGCGATACCCTCTTGCTTGAAAGTCTCGTCCATGTCCTCGAAACCCTCCGTAAGATTGCCGGTCCGGCCACGAGCCAGCAGATCAGGAGTCTCttccatcaacaaccagcGGAATACTTCCTCAACCTTTCGCTCATTGCAGCACTGCTCGGCACGGACCTGCTCGACTGGAGAAGCATTGATGCAGCCATGTCTATGGCCCTCCAGCAACGCAAAGAGGGATCCGTCGAGTTCCTCGAGCAGCTTGTGGATCTTACGCTGCTGAGTGAGAGCCCTCTTGCGCTCTATGCTGACTTTGTCCGCAGTTTGGAGGAAGCATGGGCCTGGATCAGTGAGAATCCGGATGTTCCAGGAGGCCAGAGTCTCAAGTCCAAGATCCTTGCCCCTCCTCCGGACTTGCCTGAAGGCCTCACTCCGGCAGAGATCCTCGCCATCCGCCAGGACCAGATGGAGTATGTCTTTGACGAATGGGTTCACCTTTGCAACAACcctgccgcctcctcctccaagtcaTCGACGATCTTTGTACAGCAGATGCGCTCCAGAGGAGTCATTGCTAGCACTGATGATTTCCTCATGTTTGCACGCCTAGCCATTGACAAGTCTGTGGACCGCTTCGAGCATGTTGTTCACCTTAATGGAACGATAACGGAGGCGTACCAGGCGATTGATGCTTTAGGCAAAATgatcctcatcttcttccagtCCCACGAAGATAATGCCGACGGACAAACGGCTCGTGCTGCCTTCATTGATTCCATCCTCGCCCTTGGGGTGCTGGTATTGAATAGCCACCACGTCAAGCGTGGCGACGCTTTCAACTCACGGGTGTTTGTTCGGTTCTTCTCCTACCTCCTTCACGGCATTCACTCTCTGGAGGAGCTTCCAGAAAATGAGCGTGATCGCTTCATGCTTAGCTTTGCCGAGCGTCTTTACGACCTGCGGCCGAGCCTCTACCCAGGCTTCGTCCTTGGCTGGCTCACACTTGTCACCCACCGTGTCTTCCAGCCAGCCATGCTTCAAATGGCTAACAACGCGGGCTGGGAGGCGTACACCAAGATCCTTCGGGATTTGCTCTCTTACCAGGGCGAGCTGCTGAAGCCGCTCGAGCTCTCGATCTTCGCCAAGGAAATGTACCAGGCCGTCCTAAagctcctcatcatcctggGGCATGATTTCCCCGATTACGTGTCTGCCAACCATGTGCTGCTGTGCCAGAGCTTGCCGCCTCACGCAACGCAATTAAGGAACATGATCTTACTGGCTACTCCTGCTTCGGCCGCGAAGCCGACCGATGCCTTCCAGCCCGGCTTGAAATTGGATCAGATCGCAGATATCAAAGAAGCAGCGATCAGTGTCTACGATCCTGCCGAGCAGCTACGCCAACTGGGGCTGCTTGACATTCTGGATCAGGCTTTGCAGAACGGCCCGTCCGAAGATGCCATTGCGCAGATTACACACGCTATCACTAGGACTGGTAGCGGAACGACGGACTATGGCTTTGTTCCCATTGACGTCAACCGTCAAGTCATCGACGCCGTAATCACGCATATTGGCAACTTTGCCGTCAACCGCGCCGCCACCAGGAACGACGCCTCTGTGTTCGTCCCCGGCGCACCAGACCTCAAGACACTGCAAATGCTCATCACGGAACTCTCCCCCGATACGAGGTACTTCGTTCTGAACAGCATGGCGAACTGGCTCCGCTTCACCAGCGCCCACACGCACTATTTCATTCAAGTCTTCCTTGACTTCTTTGGCCACGACGTCGCCTCCACGGATCCCGAGGAGATGGACATTCGGCAGCAGATTGTTCGGATCCTCCTTGAACGGTTAATAGGCTACTGGCCGTACCCGTGGGGTctgatcatcaccaccatggaGCTAGTCAAGAACGAGAAGTACAACTTCTTTGAGCTGCCTTTCATCAAGGCCACCCCTGAGGTGCGGAGAGTGTTTGAGGATAAGGTTCGCCAGCACTAG
- a CDS encoding electron transfer flavoprotein-ubiquinone oxidoreductase: MSTSARITSCLYRRAGSAGTTTSVQATRGLRTLSTPTINNISPASRSTRRPNVARQSYNPLLRTRQAAALSTTTQRRFADVADDAFDPNSIERESDEVDVCIVGGGPAGLAAAIRLKQLANEAGNDEFRVLLLEKAGEIGAHTLSGAVIEPSGIKELIPDWLDEENPNRFTGATPAGGDTMRFLTEKRAFWVPTPPQMHNKGNYIVSLSEFTKWLGERAEEVGVEVYPGFAASEVLYKSDGSVKGVATNDLGLGRNGKPTDRFERGMEFHARVTLFGEGCHGSLSKQVINKYDLRRDSQPQTYGLGVKEVWEIQPEKFKKGEIFHSMGYPLPANTYGGAWMYHFGDNLVSIGLVTALDYPNPWLSPYGEFQKMKQHPFYRHYLEGGKCISYGARALIEGGFQSIPKVAFPGGALIGDSAGFVNVPKVKGTHNAMKSGMLAANAAWDALQDTNDSGSVFLYSYEDSLRNSSIWKELKEVRNMRPSFHSPLGLYGGIMYSGIDAFLLKGRVPWTFKHKVRDHEATKPADECEKIEYPKPDGKITFDILTSVSRTGTNHEEDQPVHLQVEDWDQHTKETYPKYKGVENRFCPAGVYEYVEDATKKEGVRFQINAQNCIHCKTCDIKAPNQDINWQVPQGGEGPKYYMT; this comes from the exons ATGTCGACCTCCGCACGCATCACGTCGTGCCTCTACCGGCGGGCTGGTTccgccggcaccaccacctcggtACAGGCCACCCGCGGCCTGAGGACCCTCTCGAcacccaccatcaacaacatctccCCCGCTTCGCGATCCACAAGGAGACCCAATGTCGCCCGCCAGTCTTACAACCCTCTCCTAAGAACACGACAAGCCGCCGCCCTCTCGACGACAACCCAACGCCGTTTCGCTGATGTCGCTGACGACGCCTTCGACCCCAACAGCATCGAGCGCGAGAGCGATGAGGTCGACGTGTGcattgttggtggtggtcccGCCGGTCTCGCCGCTGCTATTCGCCTGAAGCAGCTCGCCAACGAGGCCGGCAACGATGAGTTCCGCGTTCTGCTTCTCGAAAAGGCCGGCGAGATCGGCGCCCACACCCTCTCCGGTGCCGTTATCGAGCCCTCCGGCATCAAGGAGCTGATTCCCGACTGGCTCGACGAGGAGAACCCGAACCGCTTCACCGGCGCCACCCCCGCTGGCGGCGACACCATGCGCTTCCTGACCGAGAAGCGTGCCTTCTGGGTTCCCACCCCGCCGCAGATGCACAACAAGGGCAATTACATCGTTTCCCTTTCCGAGTTTACAAAGTGGTTGGGTGAGCGCGCTGAGGAGGTCGGCGTCGAGGTGTATCCCGGCTTCGCTGCCTCGGAAGTTCTCTACAAGTCCGACGGCTCCGTCAAGGGCGTTGCCACCAACGATCTTGGTCTCGGCCGCAATGGCAAGCCCACGGACCGGTTCGAGCGCGGTATGGAGTTCCACGCCCGCGTCACCCTCTTTGGCGAGGGCTGCCACGGCTCCCTCTCCAAGCAGGTCATCAACAAGTATGACCTGCGCCGCGACAGCCAGCCGCAGACCTACGGTCTCGGCGTGAAGGAGGTTTGGGAGATCCAACCCGAGAAGTTCAAGAAGGGTGAAATCTTCCACTCCATGGGCTACCCGCTGCCCGCCAACACCTACGGCGGCGCCTGGATGTACCACTTTGGCGACAACCTCGTCTCCATCGGTCTCGTCACCGCCCTCGACTACCCCAACCCCTGGCTCTCCCCTTACGGCGAGTTCCAGAAGATGAAGCAGCACCCCTTCTACCGCCACTACCTCGAAGGCGGCAAGTGCATCTCCTACGGCGCCCGCGCCCTGATCGAGGGTGGTTTCCAGTCCATCCCCAAGGTCGCCTTCCCCGGCGGCGCCCTTATCGGCGACTCGGCCGGCTTCGTCAACGTGCCCAAGGTCAAGGGCACCCATAACGCTATGAAGTCCGGTATGCTCGCGGCCAACGCCGCCTGGGATGCGCTGCAGGACACCAACGACTCCGGGTCTGTCTTCCTCTACTCGTACGAGGACTCGCTGCGCAACTCGTCCATCTGGAAGGAACTTAAGGAAGTCCGCAACATGCGCCCCTCCTTCCACTCGCCCCTGGGTCTCTACGGCGGCATCATGTACTCGGGCATCGacgccttcctcctcaagGGCCGCGTGCCCTGGACGTTCAAACACAAGGTACGCGACCACGAGGCCACCAAGCCGGCCGACGAGTGCGAAAAGATCGAGTACCCCAAGCCCGACGGCAAGATCACTTTCGACATCTTGACTAGCGTGTCCAGGACCGGCACCAACCACGAGGAGGACCAGCCCGTGCATCTCCAGGTTGAGGACTGGGATCAGCACACCAAGGAGACGTATCCCAAGTACAAGGGCGTCGAGAATCGGTTCTGCCCTGCCGGTGTGTATGAGTATGTGGAGGACGcgacgaagaaggagggcgtGAGGTTTCAGATTAATGCGCAGAA CTGCATCCACTGCAAGACCTGCGACATCAAGGCTCCCAACCAGGATATCAACTGGCAGGTACCCCAGGGTGGTGAGGGTCCCAAGTACTACATGACATAA